In a genomic window of Balaenoptera ricei isolate mBalRic1 chromosome 3, mBalRic1.hap2, whole genome shotgun sequence:
- the PLIN3 gene encoding perilipin-3, which produces MSTNETEATASTQVSAEEPVQQPSVVDRVAGMPLISSTCHMVSAAYVSTKESHPHVKTVCDAAEKGVKTLTAVAVSGAQPILSKLEPQLTSASEYAHKGLDKLEENLPILQQPPEKVLADTKELVSSKVSGAREAVSNTVSSAKDTMASRVTEAVDVTRGAVQSGVDMTKSMVTSGVHSVMGSRVGQMVLSGVDTVLGKSEEWVDNHLPMTDAELARLATSLEGFDIASVAQQRQEQSYFVRLGSLSERLRQRAYEHSLGKLQSTRQRAQEVLLQLSQTLSLMETVKQGVDQKLVEGQEKLHQMWLSWNQKQLQGPEEDAAKPEQVESQTLTMFRDIAQQLQTTCASLGSSLQGLPAHVRDQALQARRQVEDLQATFSGIHSFKDLSGSILTQSRGQVARAREALDHVVEYVAQSTPITWLVGPFAPGITEKAPEEKK; this is translated from the exons ATGTCTACCAACGAGACAGAAGCCACTGCCAGCACCCAGGTGTCAGCGGAAGAACCGGTACAGCAG CCCAGCGTGGTGGACCGCGTGGCCGGCATGCCGCTCATCAGCTCCACCTGCCACATGGTGTCCGCCGCCTACGTGTCCACCAAGGAGAGCCACCCCCACGTCAAGACTGTGTGCGACGCGGCCGAGAAGGGCGTGAAGACCCTCACGGCGGTCGCTGTCAGCGGGGCGCAGCCCATCCTGTCCAAACTGGAGCCCCAGC TCACATCGGCCAGTGAATACGCCCACAAGGGGCTGGACAAACTGGAGGAGAATCTGCCCATCTTGCAGCAGCCACCGGAGAAG GTCCTGGCAGACACCAAGGAGCTCGTGTCGTCCAAAGTGTCGGGAGCCCGAGAAGCTGTGTCCAACACGGTGTCCAGCGCCAAGGACACCATGGCCTCCCGGGTGACCGAGGCGGTGGATGTGACCCGGGGTGCTGTGCAGAGTGGCGTGGACATGACCAAGTCCATGGTGACCAGTGGCGTCCACTCGGTCATGGGCTCCCGCGTGGGCCAGATGGTGCTGAGCGGGGTGGACACGGTGCTGGGCAAATCGGAGGAGTGGGTGGACAACCACCTGCCCATGACGGACGCTGAGCTTG CCCGCCTTGCCACGTCCCTGGAGGGCTTCGACATCGCCTCAGTGGCCCAGCAGCGGCAGGAACAGAGCTACTTCGTGCGTCTGGGCTCCCTGTCAGAGAGGCTGCGCCAGCGTGCCTACGAACACTCTCTGGGCAAACTGCAGAGCACCAGGCAGAGGGCCCAGGAGGTCCTGCTACAGCTCTCGCAGACGCTCAGCCTG atGGAAACCGTCAAGCAGGGTGTCGATCAGAAGCTAGTGGAGGGTCAGGAGAAACTACACCAGATGTGGCTCAGCTGGAACCAGAAGCAGCTCCAGGGCCCAGAGGAGGATGCAGCCAAGCCAGAG CAGGTTGAGTCCCAGACGCTCACCATGTTCCGTGACATCGCCCAGCAGCTGCAGACCACCTGCGCCTCGCTGGGCTCCAGCCTCCAGGGGCTGCCCGCCCACGTCAGGGACCAGGCGCTGCAGGCTCGCCGCCAGGTGGAGGACCTCCAAGCCACCTTCTCCGGCATCCACTCCTTCAAGGACCTGTCCGGCAGCATCCTGACGCAGAGCCGCGGGCAGGTGGCCAGGGCCCGAGAGGCCCTCGACCACGTGGTGGAGTATGTGGCCCAGAGCACGCCCATCACGTGGCTGGTGGGACCCTTCGCCCCCGGAATCACCGAGAAAGCcccagaagagaagaaatag